In Deltaproteobacteria bacterium GWC2_55_46, a single window of DNA contains:
- a CDS encoding UDP-N-acetylmuramate--L-alanine ligase has translation MNGIAEVLVNMGYKVTGSDLADGETTKRLRGLGVTIFTGHREENVIGADCVVYSSAVKKENPEIKEATSRQIPIIPRAEMLAELMRMKYGIAIAGTHGKTTTTSMVSMILAAANMDPTIVTGGKLNSLGANAKLGGGDFLVAEADESDGSFLKLSPTIAVVTNIDREHMDHYSDMEEVKGAFLDFMNKVPFYGCAVICLDHPVIQGLIPKITRRFSSYGFTAQADFHARKITHDGMKTSFEVWHENRCLGSVTLNLPGEHNVYNSLAAITVGRELEIPFDRIKAGLEGFTGVERRFHVRGEAGGITVVDDYGHHPEEIKAVLRAARKGWPNRIVAVFQPHRYSRTKDLFNEFLSAFNDADKLILTEVYAAGEEKIEGASGEALYKGIKGYGHKDVAYVPETSKIPSYLESIVQPGDIVITLGAGDVWKAGVMFVESLKSRAGA, from the coding sequence ATGAACGGCATAGCCGAGGTCCTCGTCAACATGGGGTACAAGGTGACCGGCTCTGACCTCGCGGACGGCGAGACAACGAAGAGGCTCCGCGGCCTGGGGGTCACGATATTCACGGGCCACAGGGAGGAGAACGTCATCGGCGCGGACTGCGTCGTCTACTCGTCGGCGGTCAAGAAGGAGAACCCTGAGATAAAAGAGGCGACCTCGCGCCAGATACCCATCATACCGAGGGCCGAGATGCTCGCCGAGCTTATGAGGATGAAGTACGGGATCGCCATCGCCGGGACGCACGGCAAGACCACGACGACGTCGATGGTGTCGATGATACTCGCCGCGGCGAACATGGACCCGACCATCGTGACCGGAGGCAAGCTCAACAGCCTTGGCGCGAACGCGAAGCTCGGGGGCGGGGACTTCCTCGTGGCAGAGGCCGACGAAAGCGACGGCAGTTTCCTGAAGCTCTCCCCAACGATAGCCGTCGTGACGAACATAGACCGGGAGCACATGGACCATTACAGCGACATGGAAGAGGTAAAGGGCGCGTTCCTTGATTTTATGAACAAGGTCCCGTTCTACGGCTGCGCCGTCATATGCCTCGACCACCCTGTCATACAGGGGCTCATACCGAAGATAACGAGGAGGTTCAGCTCATACGGCTTCACCGCCCAGGCCGACTTCCACGCAAGGAAGATAACGCACGACGGCATGAAGACCTCATTCGAGGTCTGGCATGAGAACAGGTGCCTGGGCTCCGTGACGCTTAACCTCCCCGGAGAGCACAACGTCTACAACTCGCTTGCCGCCATAACCGTAGGCAGGGAGCTTGAGATACCTTTCGACAGGATAAAGGCGGGGCTCGAAGGCTTCACCGGGGTAGAGCGCCGCTTCCATGTGAGGGGAGAGGCCGGCGGTATTACGGTCGTCGACGACTACGGCCACCACCCGGAGGAGATAAAGGCGGTATTGAGGGCGGCCAGGAAGGGCTGGCCGAACAGGATCGTAGCGGTCTTCCAGCCGCACAGGTACTCGAGGACGAAGGACCTCTTCAACGAGTTCCTCTCCGCCTTCAACGACGCCGACAAGCTCATACTGACTGAAGTCTACGCCGCCGGCGAGGAAAAGATCGAGGGGGCCTCCGGCGAGGCGCTCTACAAGGGCATCAAGGGGTACGGGCACAAGGACGTCGCCTATGTGCCTGAGACGAGCAAGATCCCGTCTTATCTCGAGAGCATCGTCCAGCCTGGCGACATCGTGATAACGCTCGGCGCCGGGGACGTCTGGAAGGCCGGGGTCATGTTCGTGGAATCCTTGAAGAGCAGGGCAGGGGCTTAA
- a CDS encoding UDP-N-acetylenolpyruvoylglucosamine reductase: protein MQYSLFFIQRFKGKVLFNVPMSEHTSFRIGGPADVMAFPKDEGDLKDLIAFAESKGFPFHVLGAGTNLLVRDGGVRGIVVNICEGFKDISWLEGGKATVGAGVKLIELVNQSRDRGLSGLEFAVSIPGTVGGAVIMNAGAYGGEMKDIVEGVEIIGRKGHKGFIPKSELNFSYRRAELPKGAIVTRAHMRFSEKDAEDIKERMREFREKRKATSAIPFPNAGSIFKNPEGKVAGRLIDEAGLKGERSGGAQVSETHANYIVNTGGAKAKDVLALMALIRDRIYSLKGIVLEPEIKVIGED, encoded by the coding sequence ATGCAGTATTCGCTATTTTTCATACAGCGCTTCAAGGGCAAGGTGCTCTTTAACGTGCCAATGAGCGAGCACACATCCTTCAGGATCGGCGGCCCGGCTGACGTAATGGCCTTCCCCAAGGACGAGGGCGACCTTAAGGACCTGATCGCCTTCGCGGAGTCGAAGGGCTTCCCCTTTCACGTGCTTGGCGCGGGGACGAACCTCCTTGTGAGGGACGGGGGCGTAAGGGGCATCGTCGTCAATATCTGCGAGGGCTTTAAAGATATCAGCTGGCTTGAGGGCGGCAAGGCCACGGTGGGCGCAGGCGTTAAGCTTATAGAGCTTGTAAACCAGTCGAGGGACAGGGGGCTTTCGGGCCTTGAGTTCGCTGTGAGCATACCGGGGACCGTGGGCGGCGCGGTCATAATGAATGCCGGCGCCTACGGCGGAGAAATGAAGGATATCGTCGAAGGGGTCGAGATAATAGGGCGCAAGGGGCACAAGGGCTTCATACCCAAGAGCGAGCTCAACTTCTCGTACAGGAGGGCGGAGCTTCCGAAAGGCGCGATCGTCACCAGGGCGCACATGCGCTTTAGCGAAAAGGACGCCGAGGATATAAAGGAACGCATGAGGGAGTTCAGGGAAAAAAGAAAGGCGACGAGCGCCATCCCGTTCCCGAACGCGGGCTCCATATTCAAGAACCCCGAAGGCAAGGTGGCGGGAAGGCTCATAGACGAGGCAGGGCTCAAGGGCGAGCGCTCGGGCGGGGCCCAGGTCTCGGAGACGCATGCCAACTACATAGTGAACACGGGCGGGGCGAAGGCAAAGGACGTGCTCGCCCTCATGGCCCTCATAAGGGACAGGATCTATAGCCTCAAGGGCATAGTCCTTGAGCCTGAGATAAAGGTGATAGGAGAGGATTAG
- a CDS encoding cell division protein FtsA — translation MRMAKRDNIIVGLDIGTTKICAIVGEKTRDGVEIIGIGTHSSRGLRKGVVVNIESTVDSIRKAVEEAELMAGCEINRVYCGIAGSHIRAFNSHGVIAIKNREINQADIDRVIEAAQAVVIPPDREVIHVIPQEYIVDDQEGIQEPMGMIGIRLEVKVHIVTAAVTSAQNIVKCANKAGLDVADIALQQIASSEAVLNPDEKEIGVVLVDIGGGTTDIALYHGGTIKYTTVISLGGNQVTGDISVGLRTTASEAEKLKRENGCAMTAMVSRDDCMEVQSVGGNTSKTVSRYMLCEIIEPRIEEIFQLVKREIMKSGYENLVSSGIVLTGGTAAMEGITELAEQVFNLPVRRGLPIGITGLVDVVKSPMYSTGVGLVLYGGKNLDGTKFQRGNDSTLFNKLTSRMKGWMKEFF, via the coding sequence ATGCGAATGGCTAAAAGGGATAACATCATAGTCGGGCTCGACATAGGCACGACCAAGATCTGCGCCATAGTCGGCGAGAAGACCAGGGACGGGGTAGAGATAATCGGCATAGGCACCCACTCTTCCAGGGGCCTCCGAAAAGGCGTGGTCGTGAACATCGAGAGCACGGTGGATTCCATAAGAAAGGCCGTCGAAGAGGCCGAGCTCATGGCGGGCTGCGAGATCAACAGGGTCTACTGCGGCATCGCCGGCAGCCATATACGGGCCTTCAACAGCCACGGCGTCATCGCGATAAAGAACAGGGAGATAAACCAGGCCGACATAGACAGGGTAATCGAGGCGGCCCAGGCCGTCGTCATCCCGCCAGACAGGGAGGTCATACACGTAATACCTCAGGAGTACATCGTCGACGACCAGGAGGGCATTCAGGAGCCCATGGGCATGATAGGCATAAGGCTCGAGGTGAAGGTACATATCGTGACAGCCGCTGTGACCTCCGCGCAGAACATAGTGAAGTGCGCGAACAAGGCGGGCCTGGACGTCGCGGATATCGCGCTCCAGCAGATAGCATCGAGCGAAGCGGTCCTGAATCCCGATGAGAAGGAAATAGGCGTCGTGCTGGTCGATATAGGCGGCGGAACCACTGATATTGCCCTTTACCACGGAGGCACAATAAAGTATACTACGGTAATTTCTTTAGGCGGGAACCAGGTCACAGGGGACATTTCCGTCGGACTTCGCACCACCGCGAGCGAGGCTGAGAAGCTAAAGCGCGAGAACGGGTGCGCTATGACGGCGATGGTCTCAAGGGACGACTGCATGGAGGTCCAAAGCGTCGGGGGGAACACCTCCAAGACGGTCTCCCGCTACATGCTCTGCGAGATAATCGAACCGAGGATAGAGGAGATATTCCAGCTCGTCAAGCGCGAGATCATGAAGTCCGGCTACGAGAACCTGGTCTCCTCTGGAATAGTCCTTACCGGCGGCACCGCGGCGATGGAAGGCATAACCGAGCTTGCCGAGCAGGTCTTCAACCTCCCGGTGAGGAGGGGGCTCCCGATAGGCATAACCGGCCTCGTCGATGTAGTCAAGAGCCCGATGTATTCAACCGGCGTAGGGCTCGTCCTTTACGGAGGGAAGAACCTCGACGGCACCAAGTTCCAGAGGGGTAACGACAGCACCCTTTTCAACAAGCTTACTTCCAGGATGAAGGGCTGGATGAAAGAGTTCTTCTGA
- a CDS encoding UDP-N-acetylmuramoylalanine--D-glutamate ligase, with product MIQGAVKKGDCLLAAKAALKGKSAVAIGLGATGISVARFLHKCGAKVVATDFKEAAAIPGVQSLASIGVEVKAGGHSGVSLKGVELVVVSPGVPYDLPFLNDARVAGAEVISEIELAWRFIDAPVLAIAGTNGKTTTTTLLGEVLKEAGFNVFVGGNIGTPAVEYVEEGGGADLCVLEISSFHLETTRYFNPHVGVLLNITEDHLDRYRDFEHYAATKLRLFENQAEGDFAVINVNDPEIAKRTASIGRGRVVPFTVEGRLKEGLFMEDGSIVHLFEGLREEYPVEGIRLKGLHNIENVMAVIAAARRAGATKEVISKTLSGFSGLHHRMEFVRELDGVTYIDDSKGTNIGALMMALRGIHGKVVLIAGGVDKGGDYRALSELVKEKVRLMVLLGEARFKINEALGGLTGSVIAGSFEEAVSIAREGAQNGDTVLLCPACSSFDMFRNYKERGERFKALVEAL from the coding sequence ATGATACAGGGCGCGGTCAAAAAAGGTGATTGCCTTCTCGCCGCGAAGGCGGCCCTCAAGGGGAAGAGCGCGGTAGCGATAGGCCTCGGCGCGACCGGCATCTCGGTTGCGAGGTTCCTCCATAAATGCGGCGCGAAGGTCGTTGCGACAGATTTCAAGGAGGCTGCAGCGATACCGGGCGTTCAATCGCTTGCTTCGATAGGCGTTGAGGTCAAGGCCGGCGGGCATTCAGGGGTGAGCCTTAAAGGGGTAGAGCTCGTTGTCGTAAGCCCCGGCGTGCCGTATGACCTGCCCTTCTTAAACGATGCCAGGGTAGCTGGAGCGGAGGTCATAAGCGAGATAGAGCTCGCGTGGCGGTTTATAGACGCCCCCGTGCTCGCCATCGCCGGGACGAACGGCAAGACGACCACTACCACCCTTCTTGGCGAGGTATTGAAGGAGGCTGGCTTTAATGTCTTTGTCGGCGGCAACATAGGCACCCCGGCTGTCGAATATGTGGAGGAAGGCGGCGGCGCGGACCTGTGCGTCCTTGAGATATCGAGCTTTCACCTTGAGACGACAAGATATTTCAACCCCCATGTCGGGGTGCTGCTCAACATCACCGAGGACCATCTCGACAGGTACAGGGATTTTGAACATTACGCCGCAACGAAGCTCAGGCTCTTCGAGAACCAGGCCGAAGGGGACTTCGCGGTCATCAACGTGAACGACCCGGAGATAGCGAAGAGGACGGCCTCCATAGGCAGGGGAAGGGTAGTGCCCTTCACGGTCGAAGGGCGTCTAAAAGAGGGGCTTTTCATGGAAGACGGGTCGATTGTGCACCTCTTTGAAGGCTTGAGAGAAGAATACCCGGTCGAGGGGATAAGGCTCAAGGGGCTGCATAACATCGAAAACGTCATGGCTGTTATAGCGGCCGCGCGGCGCGCAGGCGCGACAAAAGAGGTAATATCGAAGACCCTTTCAGGCTTTTCAGGCCTCCACCACCGGATGGAGTTCGTAAGGGAGCTTGACGGGGTCACATACATAGACGACTCCAAGGGCACGAACATAGGAGCCCTCATGATGGCGTTGAGGGGGATTCACGGAAAGGTCGTCCTCATAGCCGGCGGCGTGGACAAGGGCGGCGATTACAGGGCTCTCTCGGAGCTTGTAAAAGAGAAGGTGAGGCTCATGGTCCTTCTCGGCGAGGCCAGGTTCAAGATAAACGAGGCCCTTGGGGGGCTGACCGGTTCGGTCATCGCCGGATCGTTCGAAGAGGCCGTTAGTATCGCGCGCGAGGGAGCGCAAAATGGCGACACCGTCCTTCTCTGCCCTGCGTGCTCGAGCTTTGACATGTTCAGGAACTACAAGGAAAGAGGCGAGAGGTTCAAGGCTTTAGTGGAGGCCCTTTGA
- a CDS encoding phospho-N-acetylmuramoyl-pentapeptide-transferase codes for MLYYFLYPLAKYYTIFNLFQYITFRTIYAAITALVLSFVVGPYLIEKLRALKVGEVVRDCGPSNHQSKAGTPTMGGAIILLVVVTSVLLWGNITNEYIWLLTFVTLGMGAIGFVDDYSKVVQKKKGGMRARTKFSLQVLVALVAALFLYYNGADTVVSVPFLKDTAIDLKALYIPFVVFVIVGTSNAVNLTDGLDGLAIGPMIIAAATYMLLAYLVGHVKIANYLHIMYVPKAGELTVFAGAMVGASLGFLWFNSYPAQVFMGDVGSLSLGGALGTLAVITKNEILLLLVGGIFVVEALSVIFQVGSFKLTGKRVFAMAPIHHHYELKGWPEPKIIVRFWIISIILALVAISTLKIR; via the coding sequence ATGCTCTATTATTTTCTTTACCCGCTGGCGAAGTACTATACGATATTCAACCTGTTCCAGTACATCACGTTCAGGACGATATACGCGGCCATAACCGCGCTCGTCCTGAGCTTCGTCGTAGGCCCTTATCTTATAGAGAAGCTCCGCGCCCTCAAGGTCGGCGAGGTCGTAAGGGATTGCGGGCCGTCAAACCACCAGAGCAAGGCCGGTACTCCCACGATGGGCGGGGCGATAATACTCCTGGTGGTGGTCACATCCGTACTCCTCTGGGGCAATATCACAAACGAGTATATATGGCTCCTGACGTTCGTGACCCTCGGCATGGGAGCCATAGGTTTTGTGGACGACTACAGCAAGGTCGTCCAGAAAAAGAAGGGCGGCATGAGGGCCAGGACCAAATTCAGCCTTCAGGTCCTCGTTGCGCTCGTGGCCGCGCTCTTTCTGTACTATAACGGGGCGGATACCGTCGTATCGGTGCCTTTCCTCAAGGACACGGCCATAGACCTGAAGGCGTTGTACATCCCGTTCGTGGTCTTCGTCATCGTCGGCACATCGAACGCGGTGAACCTGACCGACGGATTGGACGGGTTGGCCATAGGTCCGATGATAATAGCGGCCGCGACCTATATGCTCCTTGCTTACCTTGTGGGACATGTGAAGATAGCGAACTACCTCCATATAATGTACGTTCCCAAGGCCGGAGAGCTGACGGTATTCGCCGGGGCGATGGTCGGGGCCTCCCTGGGTTTTCTCTGGTTCAACTCCTACCCGGCGCAGGTCTTCATGGGAGACGTCGGGTCGCTTTCGCTCGGGGGCGCGCTCGGGACGCTCGCGGTCATCACAAAAAACGAGATACTGCTCCTCCTTGTGGGGGGCATCTTCGTGGTCGAGGCGCTTTCGGTCATCTTCCAGGTGGGCTCTTTCAAGCTCACCGGTAAAAGGGTCTTCGCCATGGCCCCGATACACCACCATTACGAGCTTAAGGGCTGGCCTGAGCCGAAGATAATAGTAAGGTTCTGGATAATATCGATAATACTCGCCCTGGTGGCGATAAGCACGCTGAAGATCAGATGA
- a CDS encoding undecaprenyldiphospho-muramoylpentapeptide beta-N-acetylglucosaminyltransferase: MGDAEKKLKLVFAGGGTGGHLFPAIALAEEFRRKDPGVEVAFVGGKGGLEEKVVPKYGYPIRVFNVEGIKRRRGLERIRAIAKAVKSTIEALQYLRSMRPDGVIGSGSYSSAPVVTAARLLGIKTAILEQNALPGLTNRLLGRFVDRVYISFEESRRFFPGGRTILSGNPVRREIIRKIEDGRVAEKFTILVFGGSQGATAINAAFLDAIEFLTEIWSGLRVMHQTGSEGYEMVCAAYRRKNLKVEVFKFIEDMGAAYSSADLVVCRAGATSLAEITAAGLPAILIPYPFASDDHQTVNARCLEKAGAAVMIKQDKLTGAALAESVRRLYENRQALRLMRDKSKAMGRPRAAQEIAENFSGTLHKR, encoded by the coding sequence GTGGGAGACGCGGAAAAAAAACTTAAGCTTGTATTTGCCGGAGGGGGTACGGGAGGGCATCTGTTCCCGGCTATCGCCCTCGCCGAGGAGTTCAGGCGTAAAGACCCCGGTGTTGAAGTCGCCTTCGTGGGCGGCAAGGGCGGCCTTGAGGAGAAGGTGGTCCCGAAGTACGGGTATCCGATCAGGGTCTTCAACGTAGAGGGCATAAAAAGAAGGCGCGGCCTTGAAAGGATAAGGGCCATCGCAAAGGCCGTAAAGTCGACGATTGAGGCCCTTCAATACTTGAGGTCAATGCGTCCCGACGGGGTCATCGGAAGCGGCAGCTACTCTTCAGCCCCGGTAGTCACCGCCGCGAGGCTCTTGGGGATCAAGACCGCGATATTGGAGCAGAACGCCCTGCCTGGGCTTACCAACAGGCTCCTCGGCAGGTTCGTGGACAGGGTCTATATCTCCTTTGAGGAATCCAGGCGGTTCTTCCCCGGCGGGCGGACGATACTGAGCGGCAACCCGGTCAGAAGGGAGATCATAAGGAAGATCGAGGACGGGAGGGTGGCTGAGAAGTTCACCATCCTGGTCTTCGGCGGAAGCCAGGGCGCAACCGCCATAAACGCCGCCTTCCTGGACGCCATAGAGTTTCTGACCGAGATATGGAGCGGCCTGAGGGTGATGCACCAGACCGGCAGCGAAGGGTACGAGATGGTCTGCGCGGCATACAGGAGGAAGAACCTTAAGGTCGAGGTCTTCAAGTTCATAGAGGACATGGGCGCTGCGTACAGCTCTGCCGACCTTGTCGTATGCAGGGCGGGGGCAACATCCCTTGCCGAGATAACCGCGGCGGGACTGCCGGCCATACTGATACCGTACCCGTTCGCCTCGGACGACCATCAGACCGTCAACGCCAGGTGCCTTGAGAAGGCAGGCGCCGCGGTGATGATAAAGCAGGACAAGCTTACGGGGGCGGCCCTGGCCGAGTCCGTAAGGAGACTTTACGAGAACAGGCAGGCCTTGAGGCTCATGCGGGATAAATCCAAGGCCATGGGCAGGCCGAGAGCGGCCCAGGAGATAGCTGAGAACTTCTCCGGGACCCTACATAAGAGGTGA
- a CDS encoding UDP-N-acetylmuramoyl-L-alanyl-D-glutamate--2,6-diaminopimelate ligase: protein MKLSKITPFLGCEVLGSVDIEITGITSDSRNIEKDPRPGFGPLFAAIPGEHVDGHSFIPAASSAGAAAVLAERETASVSATQVIVPEIKEALSMASDVFYGEPSKGLFVIGVTGTNGKTTTTYLVESVLRQAGFNPGVIGTVNYRYSGKTFPAPHTTPQSPELQSMLKEMLDAGVTHCVMEVSSHALEQKRAAHCRFKTGVFTNLTHDHLDYHKTMDEYFRCKSILFDMLRASGGASIINVDDPWGRKLASVTPGAITFSLREGASICPKKYSLLEGRTEAEVSTPAGDIEISSHLVGEYNLYNILGAIGVAISARIKPDAIASGINSLERVPGRLEKIESAGSGFRAYVDYAHTGDALERALLALRPVTSGRLITVFGCGGNRDRLKRPRMGEIASRLSDLTIVTSDNPRDEEPLEIIKEIEAGIQGISKLPSNERPVKRCYMVIPDRREAIMKAVGAAGKGDTILVAGKGHEDYQIIKGVKHHFDDFEVLCDSIRGAAAAGA from the coding sequence ATGAAACTTAGCAAGATAACGCCTTTTCTCGGCTGCGAAGTCCTCGGAAGCGTTGACATAGAGATAACCGGCATCACCTCTGACTCAAGGAATATCGAGAAAGACCCCCGTCCTGGTTTCGGCCCCCTTTTCGCGGCAATACCCGGAGAGCACGTCGATGGCCATTCCTTCATCCCTGCGGCCTCGTCCGCCGGGGCCGCCGCAGTCCTGGCGGAAAGGGAGACGGCGTCGGTATCCGCGACCCAGGTCATAGTGCCGGAGATAAAGGAGGCCCTCTCAATGGCCTCCGACGTTTTCTACGGCGAGCCGTCGAAGGGGCTCTTCGTGATAGGCGTTACAGGCACGAACGGAAAGACGACCACGACCTATCTTGTAGAATCGGTGCTCAGGCAGGCGGGCTTTAACCCGGGCGTCATCGGCACGGTGAACTACCGCTACAGCGGTAAGACCTTCCCGGCCCCGCACACGACACCTCAGTCCCCTGAGCTTCAGTCGATGCTCAAAGAGATGCTCGACGCCGGGGTAACGCACTGCGTAATGGAAGTATCATCCCATGCCCTCGAGCAGAAGAGGGCGGCCCACTGCAGGTTTAAGACAGGCGTTTTCACGAACCTTACTCACGACCACCTCGACTATCATAAGACGATGGATGAGTACTTCAGGTGCAAGTCCATCCTTTTTGACATGCTTCGCGCCTCGGGCGGCGCTTCCATAATAAACGTGGACGACCCCTGGGGAAGGAAGCTCGCTTCTGTGACCCCGGGAGCCATCACCTTCAGCCTCAGGGAGGGCGCGTCAATATGCCCGAAGAAGTACTCTCTCCTTGAAGGGAGGACAGAGGCCGAGGTCTCGACACCCGCCGGGGATATAGAGATATCGTCGCACCTGGTCGGCGAGTACAACCTCTACAACATCCTCGGCGCGATAGGTGTTGCGATATCCGCGCGTATAAAGCCTGACGCGATAGCGTCTGGCATAAATTCCCTTGAGCGCGTGCCCGGAAGGCTTGAGAAGATCGAGTCCGCCGGCAGCGGCTTCAGGGCCTATGTCGATTACGCGCATACAGGGGACGCCCTTGAAAGGGCGCTCCTTGCGTTAAGGCCGGTCACGAGCGGCAGGCTCATAACGGTCTTCGGCTGCGGCGGCAACAGGGACAGGCTCAAGAGGCCCAGGATGGGTGAGATAGCATCGAGGCTTTCTGACCTTACTATCGTAACGTCCGACAACCCGAGGGACGAAGAGCCGCTTGAGATAATCAAGGAAATAGAGGCCGGCATACAGGGCATATCCAAGCTGCCTTCGAATGAGAGGCCGGTTAAAAGATGCTACATGGTCATACCCGACCGGAGGGAGGCCATAATGAAGGCGGTCGGGGCCGCGGGCAAGGGAGATACCATACTGGTGGCCGGCAAGGGGCATGAGGACTACCAGATAATAAAGGGCGTGAAGCACCATTTCGACGACTTCGAGGTGCTCTGCGATTCGATACGCGGCGCGGCTGCCGCTGGGGCCTGA
- a CDS encoding cell division protein FtsW — MIKFKDTDRLLIISTLLLVVLGVVMVYSTSYVVAMKRFGDEYFFVKKHLTYALAGVVMMIISSRLPYEFYRKMAYPILIVAALFLICIYIPGIGFTAGGARRWIRLGPIAFQPSEPAKLAVIFFLAYSLAVKRDKIKTFSPGFLPNIVIPGVIIGLIMFETDLGTSLALAAIVFLMNFSAGVRKRYLFGSLALLGMGLWFVVHNFSYMMDRILIFLDPWKDPEGKGFQMVQSFLAFGSGGISGVGLGEGRQKLFFLPEAHTDFILSVIGEELGLIGVAGVIAFYVLFLVCGVKVALKARDLHGQYLALGLTFMIVMQAAMNMAVVMGLLPPKGLPLPFISYGGTALMVNMIAVGILLNIYIRENEA, encoded by the coding sequence TTGATAAAGTTCAAGGACACAGACAGGCTCCTTATAATTTCGACCCTCCTTCTGGTAGTCCTCGGCGTCGTCATGGTCTACTCGACGAGCTATGTCGTTGCCATGAAGCGCTTCGGCGACGAGTACTTCTTCGTGAAAAAGCACCTGACCTACGCCCTTGCCGGCGTGGTCATGATGATAATATCGTCAAGGCTCCCTTATGAGTTCTACAGGAAGATGGCCTACCCGATACTGATAGTGGCGGCCCTCTTCCTCATCTGCATATACATACCCGGCATAGGATTTACCGCGGGCGGGGCTCGCAGATGGATAAGGCTTGGGCCGATCGCTTTCCAGCCTTCTGAGCCGGCCAAGCTCGCCGTCATCTTCTTCCTCGCCTACTCGCTTGCCGTAAAGAGGGACAAGATAAAGACATTCTCGCCGGGCTTTCTCCCGAATATCGTGATACCCGGCGTGATAATCGGCCTTATCATGTTCGAGACCGACCTCGGCACCTCGCTCGCCCTGGCAGCGATCGTATTCCTTATGAACTTTTCGGCGGGCGTGAGGAAGAGATACCTTTTCGGCTCGCTCGCGCTCCTTGGCATGGGCCTGTGGTTCGTGGTCCATAACTTCAGCTACATGATGGACCGCATACTCATATTCCTCGACCCATGGAAAGACCCGGAAGGCAAGGGCTTCCAGATGGTACAGTCCTTCCTGGCATTCGGCTCCGGGGGTATATCCGGCGTCGGCCTGGGAGAGGGCAGGCAGAAGCTCTTCTTTCTGCCGGAGGCGCACACGGATTTCATACTCTCCGTCATAGGAGAGGAGCTGGGGCTTATCGGTGTGGCGGGCGTCATCGCCTTCTACGTGCTCTTCCTCGTCTGCGGCGTGAAGGTCGCCCTCAAGGCAAGGGACCTGCATGGCCAGTACCTGGCTCTCGGCCTTACCTTCATGATAGTCATGCAGGCCGCGATGAATATGGCGGTGGTGATGGGGCTTCTGCCCCCCAAGGGGCTTCCCCTGCCGTTCATAAGCTATGGGGGGACAGCCCTGATGGTGAACATGATCGCGGTCGGGATACTCTTGAACATCTACATCAGGGAAAACGAGGCCTGA